The following proteins are encoded in a genomic region of Sulfurimonas sp. HSL3-7:
- a CDS encoding glycosyltransferase family 4 protein, which produces MMYALLIFTTSALGTLAIRFFSNKKELLDHPNERSSHTMPTPKGGGLAIMIAFYGAIIYLYLQTLIDPKLFFALLSALPVILISLVDDIYPLSAKIRLGVQLLSAATVLYVLGGVDTFNLATFTLSGIWLNVIALFGIVWMTNLYNFLDGIDGYAGSEALFAGLSAYLLFGSEAALFVAVAAAGFLVFNWHRASIFMGDVGSAPLGFIFAVLMLYDAASPHFLGWIMLLSLFWFDATLTLCRRAKRGEKLSQAHKKHAYQRLNQAGFSHAKVVLLAMGVNLSIFTALFFTPTTGYLYLFLALIVLLYTLTKLIDTKKAFD; this is translated from the coding sequence ATGATGTATGCTCTTCTCATTTTTACCACTTCGGCTCTCGGCACCTTGGCGATACGCTTCTTTAGCAATAAAAAAGAGCTTTTAGACCACCCGAATGAGCGCAGTTCACATACAATGCCAACACCTAAAGGAGGCGGCTTGGCGATCATGATCGCCTTTTACGGGGCCATCATTTACCTCTATCTTCAAACCCTGATCGATCCGAAGCTCTTTTTCGCGCTTCTCTCCGCTCTGCCTGTCATTCTCATCAGTCTTGTCGACGACATCTACCCCCTCTCGGCTAAAATACGCCTGGGGGTCCAGCTTCTCAGTGCTGCTACCGTGCTCTACGTTCTAGGAGGCGTCGATACGTTCAACCTTGCTACCTTTACGCTTAGCGGTATCTGGCTTAACGTCATCGCTCTGTTCGGCATCGTCTGGATGACCAACCTCTACAACTTCCTCGACGGCATCGACGGCTATGCAGGAAGCGAAGCGCTTTTTGCAGGCCTGTCCGCCTACCTGCTCTTCGGCAGCGAGGCGGCTCTTTTTGTCGCTGTCGCGGCTGCGGGCTTTCTTGTTTTCAACTGGCACAGGGCTTCCATCTTTATGGGGGACGTCGGCAGCGCTCCGCTGGGTTTTATCTTCGCAGTCCTGATGCTCTATGATGCCGCTTCACCGCACTTTCTAGGCTGGATAATGCTGCTCTCTCTCTTCTGGTTTGATGCGACCCTCACCCTCTGCAGGCGGGCCAAAAGAGGTGAAAAGCTCTCTCAGGCACATAAAAAACATGCCTATCAACGGCTTAATCAAGCCGGGTTTTCCCACGCCAAGGTCGTTCTGCTCGCCATGGGCGTCAACCTCTCGATCTTTACAGCCCTCTTTTTCACGCCGACAACGGGGTATCTATATCTTTTTTTGGCCCTCATAGTGCTATTATATACGCTTACAAAACTCATTGACACTAAGAAGGCCTTTGATTGA